ACCTGGACGACTACCTGGGCTACATCGACGGCCTGGTGCGGTGGGTGCCCCGCGAGAACCACTCGGGCAAGGAAGTCTACGACCACATCTGCAAGTTCTACTTCATCCTCGACCAGCGGCCCGTTCTGGGCCTGCAGAACCGGGTGATTCCGCACGACAGCGCGCAGCCGCTCACACCGCTTTCGGCGTGGATGGTCAGGTATGCACGCGCAATGGGGGCGTTCCTCGACACCCCGGAGTCGCTGACACCCGAATCGCTCCAGACCTTCCGTGACTCGCCCGTCTACAACATGGACGAGTACCTGGAGCCGCGCGGCGGGTGGAAGACGTTCAACGAGTTCTTCGCCCGCAACTTCAAGCCGGGGTACCGGCCCGTGGCCGCCGTGAGCGACCCGCACGTGGTCGTTTCGCCGGCGGACAGCACCTTCGGGGGCCAGTGGGAGATCCTTCCCAACTCCGGCGTGACGGTGAAGAACCTGCACTGGCAGATCCGCGAGCTGATGGAGGGAAGCCCGTTCCGCGACCGCTTCGTCAACGGGCAGTTCATGCACGCGTTCCTGAACACCACCGACTACCACCGGCAGCACGCGCCCGTAGGCGGAACGGTGGTGGAGGCGCGGGTGATTCCGGGGCAGGTGTACCTGGAGGTAGACGCGCAGCCGGTGGACGGCAGCGCCGACGGGCATCACCGCCTGCGGATGCGGCGGACCTTCGACGCGCCCGACAACCCGGGCTACCAGTTCGCGCAGGCCCGCGGGCTCGTCGTGC
The sequence above is a segment of the Longimicrobium sp. genome. Coding sequences within it:
- a CDS encoding phosphatidylserine decarboxylase gives rise to the protein MAQYQPIVQELVDLIQSHGWTDEFEQAIRNARRRNIPELDDIHNLDDYLGYIDGLVRWVPRENHSGKEVYDHICKFYFILDQRPVLGLQNRVIPHDSAQPLTPLSAWMVRYARAMGAFLDTPESLTPESLQTFRDSPVYNMDEYLEPRGGWKTFNEFFARNFKPGYRPVAAVSDPHVVVSPADSTFGGQWEILPNSGVTVKNLHWQIRELMEGSPFRDRFVNGQFMHAFLNTTDYHRQHAPVGGTVVEARVIPGQVYLEVDAQPVDGSADGHHRLRMRRTFDAPDNPGYQFAQARGLVVLDTPIGLVAVLPIGMAQVSSVVVTAEVGVTLRKGEEISYFQFGGSDIIVLFESRSNVSFTAQQGIHYKMGTRIAQAYPVG